The nucleotide window GGCATAAATCGTGTCGAGAAAATAGTGATTAGTTGAATACTCGTAAGGTCGAATAGCAAATTCAGTTGCTGTACTTCCGCCGCTTACTTCAACTTCTTTAATTTCACCTTTCTTTTGTGAAGCGATAGTAGTTAATGAAAGCGGACCCATTTTAAATTGTGCTTTAATACCAAACAGAGCTTCACCACCGCCAACCAATGGAGATGTTTGCAGTGAAACGTTTCCAGCCTCTATACTTTGAATTATTTCATCTTCGTACCCGGTGTATTTTATCTTTAGTTGGTTTTCATATTCGAAAGTTCGCTCGGTGTTCCAATCCGCACTGATATTAAGCTTATCGCCGATTGTACCATTAACACTGATCTGTACTTGCTGTTTAAAGTCAGGTTCATTGCGTGTGTTGCCAAGACTCGAAGCAGTAACCCCTTCGGTAGTTTCGTTTCGCCATGCACCGTGTATTTGCACGCTGCCTCCAATCTTCAAACTAATTTTTGGAGGTCCAAAAATACTTAACACACCAACACTCGGAAGTGGAATTTCAAAATCTGTAATATCCTTTATTACATCGCTTAGACTTTTTGTACCTTCTGTAAGTTGATATTCATACCCTATCGTTTCCCACATTTCCCGTTCACGAGTATCAAGACGAAGCTTGATGTATTCTTCAATCGGAAGAGTTAATAATATTTTAGAGGGCTTCCCGGCAATTTCTTCTTTTATCGTTACAAACTTCCCGGTGGAATCAATTTCGATTTTTCTTATGCGCTGATTTGCCTTCGCAAAAAAACTCGACTGCTTTTTTATATTCAACTGTGTGTAGGGAACGTCTTCACGAACATAGTGAAAATATTTTAACCGATTTGTGGAATCAAGTGCCATCGAATCAACTTTAACGGTGTCAAGATTTGTTTTCAGCGAATCGCCTAAATTAATAGTTGAGTCTGTTTTAGATAAGAGTGAGTCGGGTGTTATTTTATCTGTTGAATCTGGCGGGAATAAGAAATCCCCCTTCTTAAAAATAATAGAAAGCGGATTCTCATCTTTAGGTAGAATACTGCCAGTCTGATTTGAGTCTGAGATTTTCAAACCAGATTGAGATTCGGAAACAGGTTTGTCTTGAGTTATGAATTGAAAACATGCCTGAAACCAAATAGATTCATCTACTTGAGATATATGAGGAGAATTAAAACCTAAATTAATACCCGCAAAAAACAGAACGCTTGAAACCCCTGCAATGCGGAAAATCTCCCATAATAATTTTTTCATTCTATCGCTGATGAAGAATACCTTAGAATTAATTAACAAATTTCGTAGAAACTATCTATAACTACTCCTTTAATAATTATGAAAATATTGGCTGAAAAAGTAGACTGAATAAATGAAGGTAATTTTTTTTCACTTAATTTTTACCGCTTAATGTTTCATACGGATTTCTTTTGGAAATTTTTAATATTCGGTTTGTCAATCTTCATGGAAAGTTTATTTTTCAGTGAACGTAATTAATTAAAATTACTTCCAATTATTAAATTATTAATATGATAGAAAGAACCTGAAATGAAATTATCAAATACATTGCTGCTGACCATCGTACTTTCAATAAAATTATTATATCCTCAATCTGATAGCAGCGAAAAAATAAAAACATACTTTGACGTTGCTGATAAAATTGTAAGAACGACCTTGAACGAACAGCCCGGTTACCAATGGCTTGATGAGCTATGTAAAATTGGTCCGCGTCTGAGCGGTTCAAATAATTCATTAACAGCAATACATTGGGCGGATGAAAAGATGCAGTCACTCGGCTTCGACAAAGTTTGGATTCAGCCCGTTATGGTGCCGCATTGGGAAAGGGGCGATATTGAAAAGGCTGTAATCACCGAATCAAATTATTTTTTAGGAAGAGAGCTGCGGGTAATTGCTCTCGGCGGAAGCGTTGGAACAGATGAGGATGGGGTAACCGCAGAAGTTCTTGAAGTTAAAAATTTTGATGAGTTAAAACAAAAAAAAGAATTAGCTAAAGGGAAAATTATTTTTTTCAGTCGTCCGCTCGATATGGGATTGATAAATACATTTGCCGGCTATGGCGGTGCAGTTGATCAGCGCAGCAGAGGTGCAATTGAAGCTGCAAAGTATGGAGCAATTGGAATAATCATCCGCTCGGTTACAACCAGGCACGATAACGTACCCCATACCGGAGTAATGCACTACGTTGATAGTCTTCCTAAAATTCCTTCGGTTGCGGCGGGATATATTGATGCAGACTTTCTCAGTGATGCTCTGAAAAATGATCCTCACTTAAAAATTACTATCAAATTAAATTGTAAAACATTGCCGGAAGAGCGGTCATATAATCTTATTGGCGAAATTACCGGAAGCGAATTTCCGAATGAAGTAATCGTGGTTGGCGGACACTTTGACAGTTGGGATCAAGGCACAGGTGCACACGATGACGGTGCCGGATGCGTGCAATCAATGGAGGTGGTTTACTTATTAAAGAAATTAAACATCCAACCGAAACGTACAATTCGTTGCGTACTTTTTATTAATGAAGAGAACGGTTCACGCGGCGGAATTGAGTACGGCGCTTACTCCGATTCATCCAGTGAAAAACATATTGCAGCTATCGAATCCGATAGAGGTGGATTTACTCCTGTTGGATTTGATGTTGACTCGGATTCCTTAACACTATTAAAAATTCAAAGCTGGCTTCCTGTTTTGAAAAAAGCATCAATTGAATGGATAGAGAAAGGCGGCAGCGGAGTTGATGTATCGCATATTAAAAATGCCGATGCATTAATCGGTTATGTCCCTGATGACCAACGTTACTTTGATTTTCATCATTCAGCCAATGATGTGTATGAAGCTGTCAACCCGCGCGAACTCGAACTTGGTTCGGCGGCAATAACAATACTCGCTTATCTTTTAAGTGAAGAAGGGCTTTAAATAGCTGAACAAAGTCAAGTCTCACGCTTTCCAAACAAAAAATCACACAAAGCCATCACTTTGTGAAAAGAACGACAAATAAAGTATTTACAAAAACAAGTTAAACACCCCGGCTTACAATTGATCTCTCCTTAGGTCTAGGGAGTGGTCATTTAGTATTGGCTGGTTATGTGTTAATTACTTTTTATTTGATTAACAAAGTTTTCAATGTCAAATAATTTATGACCTTCAAACACAGTTAAAATATCAATAGATTTTTTCTTAATTAAATAAACTATTCTATAATTTTTGTATAAAATTTCCCTTATTTGACTTATTGATAATTCGGGGACTATTCTTCCTTTTTCTGGAAATTCTATTAAGTCTTCAACGAGTGAAATTAGCTTGTCAGTTAATTTAAATGCAGCATTAGGATTATCTTGAGAGATGAAATCTTCAATTTCTTGAATATTAAGAAGTGATTCTTTTGCCCAAGTAATTTTCATTTTTATTTTTTAACTCTGTGTTTTGCCAATTCATTTCTTAATTGAGAAGTAGATAAAACTTCTCCCTTTTCTGAATTAGCTAGTCCTCTTGAAATTGAATCAATAAATAGTTTGGATTCTCGAAGTTCATCAAATTCTTCTGGCGACACTAAAACTCCAGCTGGTTTTCCATTTTGTGTAATAATTAATGAATTTTTACGAGTTTGTAAATCCTTTAAATATTTTGCTAAACTAGCTTTAAATTGTCCTACTGGAATTATGTCACTTGACACTGATATATTTCTCATTTTATGCCTTTCTTTTTGCCTAAATTTAGGCTCTAATTTAATGCTGAATTACGACTTAAACAAGAACATTATTTAACACATAACGGTTTTGTCTATAGAAAAGAAAGTCCCCGCTAAAAACATACGGGATAAACAATAGAAAACAATTTGCCCCTGGATTATAATTCCTATTTTCTGCCTGTCCCTTTGGGAACTTCGGTCTCACGGGCAAGACCAATTGATTATTTTTATTTTGTTAATTAAAAAATCTGCAATAGCCATCACTTTGTGAAAAGAACGACAAATAATATATTTAAATAAACAAGCGCACCATTTTGGGTTTACACTAATCGCTCAAGTAGAGTGAGCCTGCTCCAATGGGGTTCATTAGCATTTGCTGGTTATGTGCTTTTGATATTTAGGGCATCTGTTTCTAATAAAGAATATATTGCACTGTCTAAGTACTTGCCTTTATATAGATAATCTTCTTTAAAATGAGCTTCTTTTTTGAATCCAAATTTTTCTAAGATTTTAATTGAACTTTCATTTTGTGGATTAACATTACCTTCTATGCTATGCAATCCAAATTCTCCAAATCCAAATTCTAATACCCTGACCATCGCTTCTGACATCAACCCTTTTCGCCAATATTCAGGCTTTAATGCATATCCTATTTCTGCTCTGACTCCTTGCCTATTTAACCGCCAATATCCAATGTACCCAATTACTTCAAGAGTATTTTTTTTTCGAATAATCCAATTTATACCTGATTTATCCTTATAAGCTTGTATTATTTCATTTATCATTTTCTTAGAATCTTCAACTGTCTTATGACAATCCTTATCTAAATATTGCATAACTCTTATATCTGAACGAATTTTAAATATTTCATTTACGACGGTAATTGTAAAATTTTGCAGAAAAAGGTTATTTGTTTCAAGGTTTGGGAATTGATTAAAAACATTATCATTTATTGCGAAATTCATTTTAACTTTTTTTTTAAGCACCTAACGATTTGTTATCCCGATTGAATCGAGACAAGTTATTAAAACACAATGGCAATGTCACAGTATAAATTATTTTTTTTAATCCCGCATTTAGCGGGGATAGATTTCCATTTCATTTTTACTTTAGTAAAAATATTCATTTATTTTCAAAAACTTCTACACCAAAATGACGAAATTACTATCCTCTTAAAATAGAGTATTATTCAACTGAAATTATCCCACGGGCTTGTTACTCTTTTTTTAAGAACTCTTTTTGAGCATTGGATTTTTATGCTCTTTCCTAAGATACTCGGGCTGTGATTATCCTTTTTTTTCGCACATGCATTATCAACGGGTTATCTATAATGGCTTGTTATGTTGATTCTTAAATTGTTTCCCAACTTTTCAAATATTCTTCAGCTGTAGCAATTGGAATTTTACTTTTCTTAAAATCAACTTTATTTCTAGTGAGTGTTAAATTAATTCCATTATTTACTGCTGTGAAATATTGAATTGCATCTTCAAAATCTGAGAAATCTGAGTTTAAAGATTGTTCAATAACTCTTTCATCTACTGGTAATATATTTATTAAAGTTTTCAATTTTCTCAAACTTTTAAGCGCGGATAAATTTGATGTATTTTTTTTAAGAAGATAATGTAGATTTGCAAAAACTATTGGTGAAGTAAAACCTATAATTTTTTGTTGATCAATTAACGTAAATAATTTTGCTGCAAAAATATAATTTGGTTCTCGTTTGGCAAGCAAATCTAATATTATATCAGAGTCAACAAATACTTTTTTCATTAAGAATATTTCTCTTCAAGATGTTTTCCATAAGTTTCTTTGATATTTATATTATCAGATAAATTTATAATTCCAGATAACTCTACTACATTTGGAGAAATTTCAATTTCATCTAAAAATTCTTTATTCGAGATTAGATTAAAATAATTTTCAACAATTCCAGAAAGGCTTTGTTTGTTTTTCTTTGCGTATTTTTTGGCTTTCTCAATTGCTCTTTTGTTTAATTTAAGAGTTAATTTAGTATTCATTTCAAACCTTTATTTTTACGTATATTTTATATTTTAAAATACGTACAATAATTCCATAATTCAAATGGTTTTTTTGGCAATATCACGGCGTGTTATCCCGATAGTGTCGAGACAAGCTGTTAAAACACAATGGCAATGCCACCGAATAAATTATTTTGTTATACATCCCCCGGGTAGCAGCCTGGTGCTTTAATGCCCGCCTGGTCCCGCAGAGCGGGAATCCGGGTGCTGATGTATTTTTTATTAGTGGAATTGAAATAAACATTTTTTATTTCAATTACCCCGTTCAATAGAGTATTATTCAACTGAAATTATCCCACCGGGCTTGTTACTCCTTTTTTAAGAACTCTTTTTGAGCATTGGATTTTATGCTCTTTCCTAAAATCTCTTCCACTCTCCTTTCTTTTCAATCTATATTCACAAAGTGGTGGTCGTCAATATTGGCTTTTTATATAGCGTCTTTATCTTAAAAATCTATTGCTCAAGATTTCTTGAATATTTCTTCTTCCATCAATTACTGAATGTATATAAATTAAGTTGCCTTCAATTTCGTATATAATACGGTAAGGTTTATAGAGAATCTCTAAATAACTTTTAATTCCGGTTGGTCTCAGTTCAGGTGGAATGTGTCCTCTCTCTGGAAATTTTTCTAGCTTTAAGCAAGTTTCTTCTAAAGCATCTAAAAGTCTATTTGCTGATTGAATACTATCATTTATTGAAGCATAAATAAATATTTCTTTGAGATCTAACTTGGCTTGAGGATCTATTATAACTTTATACTTCATAGTCATTGAATAGATTTCAATTCATTGCGAAGATTGGCAAATGTTTCTTGAATTCCTTTCGCCTCTTTATTCTTATCACGAGTCATAGCAAGTAATCTAAGCATAGCCATAGTTTCTTGAGTTTTTTCATAAACTTTTATGTCTTGAACAATTACCTTTGCCTCACCGTTCTGGGTAATAACAAAAGTTTTTTGTTCTTTATTGATTTTCTCAATCAAATTAGCCGCATTGGCTTTCAGATAACTGATTGATTTTACTGATTCGCTTAATTTCATATCGTAGTCCTTTTTTAGACCAAATATAGTCTATAACATTATTTATATCAAACTAATTTTAGCCATATAACGAAGTGTTATCCCGACTTGTCGGGACAAGCTATTAAAACCCAACACAGCAATTATTTTTATTTATGGCAAAGCTATCATTAAGTGAAAAGAACTTTTTTGGCAATCCGTAACAACGGATTGAATAATATTTTTATATCCCCCTGCCTGTCGCGTTTTGCGGGGACTTTGTACTTATTAAAGAGGTTAGGTGTTGACTTACATCCTTTTTTCAACACCATTTAAAAAAGCATTTGAGACACGAAATATTTCTTCCGTGTAATCAATCATTATTTGTTTCTGTCTTGGTCGCCTACTTCGATTAGGTTGTGTAAAATCAACATCCATTTCGTGAGCAATTTGATTCCTTGCATAAAATATTTCTTCAAGTTTTTTAAGTCTGTTGAAATTTCATGAGTCGGTATATCAAAACTGGCGGCTACCTTTAATAGTTGTTCTTTCGATTGCAAACTAGCCGAACATATTGAATTAACTAAATCTTGAATAAGTATAATCTGCGGCTGTTGGGTTGCAAATAACTTTGATAAGAATTTTAAGTCTAATTCATCAGTTTTTTTCAATCTCTTTTCTATGTATGATTCGAACATTTTTTGAGCTCCTTCATTCTTCTCGATAATAAGACCAAGCGAATCTTTAACTAGTTGTTTAACCATTGAATCCAACCCGGATGAGGAAAATATTAACATTGCTCTAATTTGGTTTTGTTCAACATCTGTTGGAGCTCCTTTTGCACCTCTAGTTGTTCGTATTGTTTCAAATGTATCCAAGAAAGAAGATGCCGCTTCGTGAGCACCACATAAAATATAATAGGATGATAGAAGATATTGGTTTGAAGGTTTTATAGGATAATGATTAAATCTGCTCATCGTTATATCTTTTTTATTTCGATATCTTTTGTATTTGGTGGTAATGGGTAATGACCAGCATACCCAGGATAACCAGGATAGCCGGGGTAACCAGGATAACCAGGATAACCAGGATATCCTCGATAAGGATGGAAAAATTGTTGGAATAACCTATTCTTATTATAAATGGTGCCTAAATACTCACCTTCAGTATTAACTACATCATCGTCTCCCCAAGGTAACCAACCAATCCAATTGCCATTTGGATCAAAAACAAATTTGCCTTTTTTGAATGCTATCCATCCACCCGATGAATTATGTAAAAATTGTATATTCATAAATTTATCTTATGCTTATTTCTTATGCAACCTAACGGCGTGTTATGTAAAAACACAACACCACCGTATAAATTATTTAAAGATTTCCATTTCATTTTTACTTTAGTAAAAATATTCATTTATTTTCAAAAACTTCTACACCCAAAATGACGAATCTTTTACCATCAATAAATTGGGTTTACTCAAGATCAACCTTTTTGATATTATCAGGTTATCACTTTTTAATATTTTTTTGGTCCAATATGCAAACATTATTTTTATAGAAAATATTTTCTCCTTAAATCCCTGTGTACTATTGACTCTTTCCTTTTTTAAGCGGTTATGCTACTTTCTCTTTTAATTTTTCGTCTTCAACTGTGATAGAAGGTTCCTTGAATATTTCTTCAAATGCATTCAAAAATTCTTTTGACTTTCTAAATTCTTTAAATAGTGGCCATTCCATATACTCGCTTTTTCCAATTCTACCACGACTTCCAATTACTCGCATAATCTGAGTGGCTTCAGTATAATTATCTAATATAACAGCTTCAGCCAATTTTAAGTTGTCATTGCATATACTCCAATCTTCCGCTTTAATAATTTCCTTTGCCTTTTTATCTTCACCACTCCATTTATATGCTAAAGCTTTATTAACTATGAAGACACGACGAACCATTTCATCTGAATATTTTTTTAATACATTTGTAGAGAATTCTAAAATAATTTTCGTTAGCTCATAATCTTCAGCATATAAAATATTATAACCTATTTCAATTAATGTGTTATCCGCTTCCTCTAAATTATCAGGATGTAATTTGTGCCAAATAACTTGATTTAATTTTACTCCCATTTCTAACAAAATTTTATAGGCATTATTGAAGTAATCAATAGTTGCTTTCAATTCGTCGCCAACCTTAAACTTCTTTTCAAAAGTTACCAAATTGCTTGAGCAAACTGATAAATATTGGCTTGATACCACACCGTTAGAATGAGTGTATAAATTTCTTCTTTCAGTTAATTCAATGAAGCTAGGCCAGATATCGAGTTCCTTTTTTAACGGAATCCCCAGTTTATTTTCTAACCATTTAATTTGATCTGAGTGACTAGTTCTTAAAACTGATTCAACTTCTTTTTCAATTATAAAATCTTTAGCATCATTGATAGTATTAAATTCCAAAATTTTATTGAATGGGATATTCTTATCAGTGGAGTTTAATATTTCAGACTTATTTTCCAGCATTACCTTTATTAATTGACCAAGGAATGAGTCATAAATACTAACTAGCGATGTAATTGAGCTTTGTAAAATTGTTTTTTCGGCTAATTCGGCTTTTTGTTTACTTTCAATTAATTTCACGAACTCGCGATAGTTTTCAATATCAATTTGAAAAGATTTCTTTTTGTCTTTATTTGATTTATGTGGTTTGGTTTTTGTTTTCAGAAATGTTTGAAGATTTTTTTCACATTTGTTGATATTACGGTTAACCACCTTCAAAACATCTGGGAATGCAATTTTCATACTTTCCAAATGATTAAGAAATAAAAAAATAATTATTCTATACGGACTAATTTTGGGTGGTTCAATTTTTTTTTCTTTTTTCTTTTCCCATTGATTACCTTTTAATGATGTAGCATAACGACTTTGTTGCTAAGCCGACGCCCAAAACAACAATGCCAATTTTGTTAATTAAAATTTATGTTTATAAAAATATTTTACTATTGTACTCAATTGAATAAGTTAGCCGAAGCGGAGAACCTAAGATTAAAATTTGAAAAATGCCGAGTGCGAAAACGCTGTCGCCTTGAGTCCACAATAATGGCGTTGCTATAAAGTTTTTATTTAATGAACTGTTTTTCTTTTCTTGGTAATGTAATGACTAAAGAATTAGCTAAAAATTTTTCAATAAAATTTACTGCTAAAATAACACATATAGTGTCATTACTTTTATTTAGGGCATTACACAAATGCTGTAAATTTTGTGATAATTCGGAAATTGTAAAAAATTCTTTTGGTTTCATAAAGTTTTACTTATTGAAATATTCCATTTCTCAAATGGAAATTTTATTCCACGTAAATATCCAAGTTTTCTTTTCAACAACTTGATACTAGGATTAACGTGGAATATTGCAAATAAATCTTGTTCACATACTGATAAATAATTTTTTCCACAAGATTTACATATTTGCACTTTTGTTGTTATTTCGATAATGTCAGTAGAATATTTTATATAGTAAACTTTATACTCAAAATCGCTCCATATTCTTTTTCTATAACCAATAGTGAGATTGGAATCCGATATTTTTTCTTTACCACAAAGTGGGCAAATATTATTATTTACATTTTCCAAGACCGATTCCTTAAAATGTATTTCATCTTCATAAGAGCAACCTAAAACCCACAAAAATCTAATAAAAAAATAAAGAGACAAGAAAAAAATAGAAAACTTAAGTATGGAAGTAGAAAT belongs to Ignavibacteriales bacterium and includes:
- a CDS encoding M20/M25/M40 family metallo-hydrolase, whose translation is MKLSNTLLLTIVLSIKLLYPQSDSSEKIKTYFDVADKIVRTTLNEQPGYQWLDELCKIGPRLSGSNNSLTAIHWADEKMQSLGFDKVWIQPVMVPHWERGDIEKAVITESNYFLGRELRVIALGGSVGTDEDGVTAEVLEVKNFDELKQKKELAKGKIIFFSRPLDMGLINTFAGYGGAVDQRSRGAIEAAKYGAIGIIIRSVTTRHDNVPHTGVMHYVDSLPKIPSVAAGYIDADFLSDALKNDPHLKITIKLNCKTLPEERSYNLIGEITGSEFPNEVIVVGGHFDSWDQGTGAHDDGAGCVQSMEVVYLLKKLNIQPKRTIRCVLFINEENGSRGGIEYGAYSDSSSEKHIAAIESDRGGFTPVGFDVDSDSLTLLKIQSWLPVLKKASIEWIEKGGSGVDVSHIKNADALIGYVPDDQRYFDFHHSANDVYEAVNPRELELGSAAITILAYLLSEEGL
- a CDS encoding type II toxin-antitoxin system RelE/ParE family toxin, translating into MKITWAKESLLNIQEIEDFISQDNPNAAFKLTDKLISLVEDLIEFPEKGRIVPELSISQIREILYKNYRIVYLIKKKSIDILTVFEGHKLFDIENFVNQIKSN
- a CDS encoding type II toxin-antitoxin system Phd/YefM family antitoxin; translation: MRNISVSSDIIPVGQFKASLAKYLKDLQTRKNSLIITQNGKPAGVLVSPEEFDELRESKLFIDSISRGLANSEKGEVLSTSQLRNELAKHRVKK
- a CDS encoding GNAT family N-acetyltransferase → MNFAINDNVFNQFPNLETNNLFLQNFTITVVNEIFKIRSDIRVMQYLDKDCHKTVEDSKKMINEIIQAYKDKSGINWIIRKKNTLEVIGYIGYWRLNRQGVRAEIGYALKPEYWRKGLMSEAMVRVLEFGFGEFGLHSIEGNVNPQNESSIKILEKFGFKKEAHFKEDYLYKGKYLDSAIYSLLETDALNIKST
- a CDS encoding PIN domain-containing protein; the protein is MKKVFVDSDIILDLLAKREPNYIFAAKLFTLIDQQKIIGFTSPIVFANLHYLLKKNTSNLSALKSLRKLKTLINILPVDERVIEQSLNSDFSDFEDAIQYFTAVNNGINLTLTRNKVDFKKSKIPIATAEEYLKSWETI
- a CDS encoding type II toxin-antitoxin system RelE/ParE family toxin; protein product: MKYKVIIDPQAKLDLKEIFIYASINDSIQSANRLLDALEETCLKLEKFPERGHIPPELRPTGIKSYLEILYKPYRIIYEIEGNLIYIHSVIDGRRNIQEILSNRFLR
- a CDS encoding type II toxin-antitoxin system Phd/YefM family antitoxin codes for the protein MKLSESVKSISYLKANAANLIEKINKEQKTFVITQNGEAKVIVQDIKVYEKTQETMAMLRLLAMTRDKNKEAKGIQETFANLRNELKSIQ